Proteins encoded together in one Balaenoptera musculus isolate JJ_BM4_2016_0621 chromosome 6, mBalMus1.pri.v3, whole genome shotgun sequence window:
- the CAVIN4 gene encoding caveolae-associated protein 4 produces MEHNGSASNADKIHQNRLSSVTEDEDQDAAFTIVTVLDKVAAIVDSVQASQKRIEERHREMENAIKSVQIDLLKFSQSHSNTSYVINKLLEKTRKISAHIKEVRARVEKQQTHVKKVETKQEEIMKKNKFRVVIFQEDIQCPTSLSIMKDRSLTAEGPEEEDDIFDPPVDLSSDEEYYVEESRSARLKKSGRERIDNIKKAFSKENMQKTRQNFDKKVNRIRTRIVTPERRERLRQSGERLRQSGERLKQSGERFKKSISNAAPSKEAFKMRSLRKTKDRAVAEGPEEVREIGVDIIARSESLGPISELYTEVLSETDPEEARASHPPREGGEISTPEPLKVTFKPQVKVEDDESLLLDLKQ; encoded by the exons atggaacatAATGGGTCTGCTTCAAATGCTGATAAAATCCACCAGAATCGCCTGTCGAGTGTGACAGAAGATGAAGACCAAGACGCTGCTTTTACCATCGTGACTGTGCTGGACAAAGTAGCTGCCATCGTGGACAGCGTGCAGGCCAGCCAGAAGAGGATagaggagagacacagggagatggAAAATGCCATAAAGTCCGTCCAGATTGACCTGCTGAAGTTTTCACAGTCACACAGCAACACAAGTTATGTCATTAACAAGTTGTTGGAGAAAACGCGAAAGATCAGTGCTCACATTAAAGAAGTGAGGGCCCGAGTGGAGAAGCAACAAACTCACGTCAAAAAAGTTGAAACCAAGCAAGAGGAAATAATGAAGAAGAACAAATTCCGTGTGGTAATATTCCAG gaGGATATTCAGTGTCCAACGTCCCTGTCTATCATGAAAGACAGAAGCTTGACTGCTGAGGGTCCAGAGGAGGAGGACGATATCTTCGATCCCCCAGTTGATCTGTCTTCGGACGAAGAATATTATGTTGAAGAGAGCAGATCTGCCAGGCTTAAAAAGTCAGGCAGGGAGCGCATTGATAATATCAAAAAGgccttttccaaagaaaacatgcagAAGACACGGCAGAATTTTGACAAGAAAGTGAACAGAATTAGGACTAGAATAGTGacaccagagaggagagagcggCTAAGGCAGTCAGGGGAGAGGTTAAGGCAGTCGGGCGAGAGGCTGAAGCAGTCAGGGGAAAGGTTTAAGAAATCTATTTCTAATGCAGCTCCTTCAAAGGAAGCTTTTAAGATGCGTAGCCTTCGGAAAACTAAAGACCGCGCTGTGGCCGAAGGTCCCGAAGAGGTCAGGGAGATAGGGGTGGACATCATTGCCAGGAGCGAGTCTCTGGGCCCCATCAGTGAGCTGTACACCGAGGTGCTCAGTGAAACAGACCCCGAGGAGGCCAGAGCCTCGCATCCTCCCCGAGAAGGCGGGGAAATCTCGACTCCCGAGcctttaaaagttacttttaaacCCCAGGTGAAAGTAGAGGATGACGAATCTCTTTTGCTAGATTTAAAGCAGTAA